One segment of Mycolicibacterium baixiangningiae DNA contains the following:
- a CDS encoding zinc-binding dehydrogenase, with translation MRAAVLRDGRMVLRDDVPEPVPAPGQVLVAVKACGICGSDLHFAAHGADALAAGAQMEGMPALGDPVDLSADVFMGHEISAEVLEAGPDTDAPPPGTVVTSIPVLLSTTGVAPIVYSNSVIGGYAERMLLSAPLLLPVPNGLDPRRAALTEPMAVGLHAVNKSAITRGESALVLGCGPIGMAIIAALRLRGVEHIVAADFSASRRRLAQTMGAHEAVDPAQRSPFDGTTPAVVFEAVGAPGILNDILRRAPARTRVVVAGVCMEPDELVPFYAAPKELTVQFVFAYDAGEFAETLRAIAEGALDVAPLITGEVGLDGVGEAFDALARPDEQCKILVTP, from the coding sequence GTGCGCGCGGCGGTACTGCGCGACGGACGCATGGTACTGCGCGACGATGTGCCCGAACCGGTTCCGGCTCCGGGGCAGGTACTGGTCGCAGTGAAGGCGTGCGGCATCTGCGGATCCGATCTGCACTTCGCCGCACACGGCGCCGACGCGTTGGCGGCCGGAGCGCAGATGGAGGGGATGCCCGCACTCGGCGACCCCGTCGACCTGTCGGCCGATGTGTTCATGGGCCACGAGATCTCCGCCGAGGTCCTCGAGGCCGGCCCGGACACCGACGCGCCGCCGCCGGGAACCGTCGTGACCTCGATTCCGGTCCTGCTCTCGACGACAGGTGTCGCCCCGATCGTGTACTCCAACAGCGTCATCGGCGGATATGCCGAGCGCATGCTGCTCTCGGCGCCGCTGCTGCTGCCCGTGCCGAACGGGTTGGATCCCCGGCGCGCCGCACTGACCGAGCCGATGGCGGTGGGCCTGCACGCGGTGAACAAGTCCGCGATCACCCGCGGGGAGTCCGCCCTCGTGCTGGGCTGCGGGCCGATCGGAATGGCGATCATCGCCGCGCTGCGCCTCCGAGGTGTGGAACACATTGTCGCCGCGGACTTCTCGGCTTCGCGGCGCCGGCTCGCACAGACCATGGGCGCACACGAGGCCGTCGACCCGGCCCAGCGGTCACCGTTCGACGGTACGACGCCCGCGGTGGTGTTCGAAGCGGTCGGCGCGCCCGGCATCCTCAACGACATCCTGCGCCGCGCGCCCGCCCGCACCCGCGTGGTGGTCGCCGGGGTGTGCATGGAACCGGACGAGCTGGTGCCGTTCTACGCCGCCCCCAAGGAACTCACCGTCCAGTTCGTCTTCGCCTACGACGCAGGCGAGTTCGCGGAGACGTTACGCGCCATCGCCGAGGGGGCACTCGACGTCGCGCCGCTGATCACCGGGGAGGTCGGCCTCGACGGTGTGGGTGAGGCGTTCGATGCGCTAGCCCGACCCGACGAGCAATGCAAGATCTTGGTCACCCCCTGA
- a CDS encoding SIMPL domain-containing protein, with product MPIAARAKTRLSVLAAAGLAVMGVAACDATSGPTAGAPADTRQVTVVGAGQVQGTPDTLTASVAMEAIAADVTGAMNQSSERQQAVIDAVVDAGVAREDISTTQVSLQPQFDADGTAIIGYRASNSIDVKIRDLSAASQALALIVSTGGDATRINSVNYSIEDDSQLIRDARARAFEDAKGRAEQYAELSGLDLGNVISISESVGAPPPTPMPRADVAMAVPLEPGQQTVGFSVTVVWELD from the coding sequence ATGCCGATCGCTGCACGCGCAAAGACCCGGTTGTCCGTCCTCGCCGCGGCAGGTCTGGCGGTCATGGGCGTCGCGGCGTGTGACGCCACCTCCGGTCCCACGGCCGGCGCACCCGCGGACACTCGGCAGGTCACCGTCGTGGGAGCGGGTCAGGTTCAGGGCACACCGGACACCTTGACCGCGAGCGTCGCGATGGAGGCGATCGCCGCCGACGTGACCGGTGCGATGAACCAGTCCAGTGAACGCCAGCAGGCCGTCATCGACGCGGTGGTCGACGCCGGCGTCGCCCGCGAGGACATCAGCACCACGCAGGTCAGCCTCCAACCCCAGTTCGACGCCGACGGCACCGCGATCATCGGTTACCGGGCGAGCAATTCGATCGACGTCAAGATCCGCGATCTGAGCGCGGCGTCGCAGGCGCTTGCGTTGATCGTGAGCACGGGCGGTGACGCCACGCGCATCAACTCGGTCAACTATTCGATCGAGGACGATTCGCAGTTGATCCGCGATGCGCGGGCCCGGGCGTTCGAGGATGCCAAGGGTCGCGCCGAGCAGTACGCCGAGCTGTCCGGTCTGGACCTCGGCAACGTCATCTCGATCTCGGAGTCGGTCGGCGCACCGCCGCCCACCCCGATGCCGCGCGCTGACGTGGCGATGGCCGTCCCGCTCGAACCCGGCCAGCAGACCGTCGGGTTCAGCGTGACGGTGGTCTGGGAGCTGGACTGA
- the hpt gene encoding hypoxanthine phosphoribosyltransferase: MPAHSADLYDGDIKSVLLSEERIQARTAELAAQIADTYRDAVTEHGQDLLLVTVLKGAVMFVTDLARSIPLPTQLEFMAVSSYGSSTSSSGVVRILKDLDRDINDRDVLIVEDIVDSGLTLSWLLRNLATRQPRSLRVCTLLRKPDAVRADVDITYVGFDIPNEFVVGYGLDYAERYRDLPYIGTLEPKVYSDG, translated from the coding sequence GTGCCTGCGCATTCAGCCGACCTGTACGACGGCGACATCAAATCAGTGTTGCTTTCGGAGGAACGAATCCAGGCTCGGACGGCCGAGCTGGCTGCGCAGATCGCCGACACTTATCGCGACGCCGTCACCGAGCACGGGCAGGACCTGCTGCTGGTGACGGTGCTCAAGGGCGCCGTCATGTTCGTCACCGATCTGGCCCGCTCGATCCCGCTGCCCACGCAGCTCGAGTTCATGGCCGTCAGCTCGTATGGATCCTCGACCTCGTCGTCGGGGGTGGTACGCATCCTCAAAGACCTCGACCGCGACATCAACGACCGTGACGTGCTGATCGTCGAGGACATCGTCGACTCCGGCCTCACGCTGTCGTGGCTGCTGCGCAACCTGGCCACCCGGCAGCCGCGCTCGTTGCGGGTGTGCACGCTGCTGCGCAAACCCGACGCCGTACGCGCCGACGTCGACATCACCTATGTGGGTTTCGACATCCCCAACGAGTTCGTCGTCGGCTACGGCCTGGACTACGCCGAGCGCTACCGGGACCTGCCCTACATCGGCACCCTCGAGCCGAAGGTCTACAGCGACGGCTGA
- the tilS gene encoding tRNA lysidine(34) synthetase TilS: MDRPRAVAALRAEVAGFARRHMSGQRRWCVALSGGADSLALTAVAAGILPTTALIVDHGLQPGSAAVAETAREQAVTLGCADARVLTVAVGTAGGPEAAARTARYDALSAAHGDAPVLLAHTLDDQAETVLLGLGRGSGPRSIAGMRVCDPPWFRPLLGVRRAATVAACAELGLQPWVDPHNADPRYTRSRLRTEVLPLLEDVLAGGVAGALARTAAALQDDNDTLDAQADAALGDVTTGVGLDTARLAMLPAAIRRRVIRAWLLAGGARGLTDTQIQGVDALVSAWRGQGGVAVGSELTRQRLIAGRRDGILTLRREPV; this comes from the coding sequence ATGGATCGACCGCGTGCTGTAGCTGCGCTGCGCGCGGAGGTGGCCGGGTTCGCCCGCCGCCACATGTCCGGGCAGCGACGGTGGTGTGTGGCGCTGTCCGGTGGAGCCGATTCACTGGCCCTGACCGCGGTGGCCGCCGGGATCCTGCCCACCACCGCGCTGATCGTCGACCACGGTCTGCAGCCGGGTTCGGCCGCTGTCGCCGAGACGGCCCGGGAACAGGCCGTGACGCTCGGCTGCGCCGACGCGCGGGTACTGACCGTCGCCGTCGGAACCGCGGGCGGTCCGGAAGCCGCCGCGCGCACCGCCCGCTACGACGCGCTGAGCGCGGCGCACGGGGACGCCCCGGTGCTGCTGGCCCACACCCTCGACGATCAGGCGGAGACGGTGCTGCTGGGGCTGGGCCGCGGTTCGGGGCCACGGTCGATCGCCGGCATGCGGGTGTGTGACCCGCCGTGGTTCCGCCCCCTGCTGGGGGTGCGGCGCGCAGCCACCGTCGCCGCCTGTGCCGAACTCGGGCTGCAGCCGTGGGTGGATCCGCACAACGCCGACCCCCGGTACACCCGCAGCCGGCTGCGCACCGAGGTGCTGCCGCTACTGGAGGACGTGCTCGCCGGTGGGGTGGCCGGGGCGCTGGCCCGGACCGCCGCCGCGCTGCAGGACGACAACGACACCCTCGACGCACAGGCCGACGCGGCGCTGGGCGACGTGACGACCGGTGTGGGCCTCGACACTGCACGGCTGGCGATGCTGCCCGCCGCCATCCGGCGCCGGGTGATCCGCGCCTGGCTGCTCGCCGGTGGCGCCCGCGGGCTGACCGACACCCAGATCCAGGGAGTCGACGCCCTGGTCAGCGCCTGGCGCGGACAGGGCGGGGTCGCGGTCGGCTCGGAGCTGACGCGTCAGCGCCTGATCGCCGGGCGCCGCGACGGGATCCTGACCCTGCGTCGTGAGCCGGTGTAG
- a CDS encoding zinc-dependent metalloprotease, which produces MSASADDLTVGRTVDWRFAATVGARLARPGPPATDYTRNQAIEQLATAAREAELPVREVTGLNEGSAVTEARIVDRPGWIRAAAQSMRVMTGGTDRPSGFVTGHVTGAQTGAVLAFVSSGILGQYDPFADGGGQGGELLLVWPNVIAVERQLRVSPADFRLWVCLHEVTHRVQFRANPWLADHMSSALAVLTKDGGDDVTEVAARLADFVRNRDAHTDPNSTGVLGLMRAVQAEPQRRALDQLLVLGTLLEGHADHVMDAVGPAVVPSVATIRARFNQRRQRKQPPVQRIMRALLGVDAKISQYTRGKAFVDHVVSRVGMERFNTVWSGPETLPLPTEVDEPQRWIDRVL; this is translated from the coding sequence ATGAGCGCCTCGGCGGACGATCTCACCGTCGGCCGCACCGTGGACTGGCGGTTCGCCGCCACCGTCGGCGCCAGACTGGCGCGACCCGGGCCGCCGGCCACCGACTACACCCGCAACCAGGCCATCGAGCAGCTCGCGACGGCGGCGCGGGAAGCCGAACTACCGGTGCGCGAGGTCACCGGGCTCAACGAAGGCAGCGCGGTCACCGAGGCACGCATCGTCGACCGCCCCGGGTGGATCCGCGCCGCCGCGCAGTCGATGCGGGTGATGACCGGCGGCACCGACCGGCCGAGCGGCTTCGTCACCGGACACGTGACCGGGGCGCAGACGGGCGCGGTGCTGGCGTTCGTGTCGTCGGGCATCCTCGGGCAATACGACCCGTTCGCCGACGGCGGCGGGCAGGGCGGGGAGCTACTGCTCGTGTGGCCGAATGTCATTGCGGTGGAGCGTCAGCTGAGGGTGTCGCCCGCAGACTTCCGGCTCTGGGTGTGTCTGCACGAGGTCACCCACCGGGTGCAGTTCCGCGCCAATCCCTGGCTCGCCGATCACATGTCGTCGGCGCTCGCGGTGCTGACCAAGGACGGCGGCGACGACGTCACCGAGGTGGCCGCGCGGCTGGCCGACTTCGTCCGCAATCGGGATGCGCACACCGACCCGAACTCGACGGGCGTGCTGGGGTTGATGCGCGCGGTGCAGGCCGAACCGCAGCGGCGCGCACTCGATCAACTGCTGGTACTCGGCACGTTGCTCGAAGGCCACGCCGACCATGTGATGGACGCGGTGGGTCCGGCCGTCGTGCCGTCGGTCGCGACCATCCGTGCCCGCTTCAACCAGCGGCGCCAGCGCAAACAGCCGCCGGTGCAGCGCATCATGCGGGCCCTGCTCGGCGTCGACGCCAAGATCAGCCAGTACACCCGCGGTAAGGCGTTCGTCGATCACGTGGTGTCCAGAGTCGGGATGGAGCGGTTCAACACCGTCTGGTCCGGGCCCGAAACCCTGCCGCTGCCAACCGAAGTCGACGAGCCGCAGCGATGGATCGACCGCGTGCTGTAG
- the dacB gene encoding D-alanyl-D-alanine carboxypeptidase/D-alanyl-D-alanine endopeptidase encodes MRPTRWRRSTHVVVSLAVLLLVAVVVAAAAVLTGRTTGDAQAAKPVPAPATANPAVVPVAASAPTPTDAGLAAALAPALADPNLGDLAGRVTDAMTGDPLWDQRADVPMQPASTNKVLTAAAALLTLDRDAKLTTTVVAGDQKRDPGLVVLKGGGDPTLSAAPRGTDTWYKDAARISELADQVRRSGVEPTAVAVDTSAYSGPDMAPGWDPLDIPGGDIAPMVPVMLDAGRTQPVSEESRRSLTPAVDAGRALATALRIDPAEVTVLPGPYRGGRQIAAVQSPPLMERLRVMMNASDNVMAEAIGREVAAQLGRPQSFEEGAKAVLAQLRTAGVDTRGARLLDSSGLSVDDRLTARTLDEVVTAAAGDEQPALRPLVDLLPIAGGSGTLSNRYLDTAPGRAAAGWLRAKTGSLTGTNSLTGIVTDARGRVLTFALMSNNAGPTGRTALDALAATLRTCGCGS; translated from the coding sequence ATGCGGCCGACCCGGTGGCGGCGATCAACCCATGTGGTGGTCAGCCTCGCGGTACTGCTGCTGGTCGCCGTCGTCGTCGCGGCCGCCGCGGTGCTCACCGGCCGCACCACCGGCGACGCCCAGGCCGCCAAGCCCGTGCCCGCCCCGGCCACCGCGAATCCGGCCGTCGTCCCTGTCGCCGCATCCGCACCGACACCGACCGACGCGGGTCTCGCCGCGGCGCTGGCACCGGCCCTGGCCGACCCGAACCTCGGCGATCTGGCCGGCCGCGTCACCGATGCCATGACCGGCGACCCGTTGTGGGACCAGCGCGCCGACGTCCCGATGCAACCCGCCTCGACCAACAAGGTGCTCACCGCGGCCGCGGCGCTGCTGACCCTGGACCGCGACGCCAAGCTGACCACCACCGTCGTGGCCGGCGACCAGAAGCGTGACCCCGGCCTGGTGGTCCTCAAGGGCGGCGGCGACCCGACCCTGTCCGCGGCGCCGCGCGGCACCGACACCTGGTACAAGGACGCCGCCCGCATCAGCGAACTCGCCGACCAGGTGCGGCGCAGCGGCGTCGAACCCACCGCGGTGGCCGTCGACACCAGCGCGTACTCCGGACCAGACATGGCGCCCGGGTGGGATCCGCTGGACATCCCCGGCGGCGACATCGCGCCGATGGTTCCGGTCATGCTCGACGCCGGGCGCACACAACCCGTCAGCGAAGAATCCCGCCGCTCGCTCACCCCGGCGGTCGACGCGGGACGCGCCCTGGCCACCGCGCTGCGCATCGACCCCGCCGAGGTGACGGTGTTGCCGGGGCCGTACCGGGGCGGGCGGCAGATCGCGGCCGTGCAGTCACCACCGCTGATGGAGCGGCTGCGGGTGATGATGAACGCCTCCGACAACGTGATGGCCGAGGCGATCGGCAGGGAAGTGGCCGCCCAGCTCGGCCGCCCCCAGAGCTTCGAAGAGGGGGCGAAAGCGGTGCTCGCACAACTGCGTACGGCCGGCGTCGACACCAGGGGCGCGCGGCTGCTCGACTCCAGCGGCCTGTCGGTCGACGACCGCTTGACCGCGCGGACTCTCGACGAGGTCGTCACCGCCGCCGCCGGTGACGAGCAGCCCGCGCTCCGCCCGCTGGTGGACCTGCTGCCGATCGCCGGGGGCAGCGGCACGTTGTCGAACCGCTACCTCGACACCGCCCCCGGCCGCGCCGCCGCCGGCTGGCTGCGCGCCAAGACCGGATCGCTGACCGGCACCAACTCACTGACGGGCATCGTCACCGACGCCCGCGGACGTGTGCTGACCTTCGCGCTCATGTCGAACAACGCCGGCCCGACCGGCCGTACGGCCCTGGACGCGCTGGCGGCCACGCTGCGCACCTGCGGGTGCGGCTCATGA
- a CDS encoding inorganic diphosphatase gives MEFDVVIEIPKGSRNKYEVDHDSGRLKLDRYLYTSMGYPTDYGFIENSLGEDGDPLDALVLLPESVFPGCIVEARPVAMFQMTDEAGGDDKVLCVPAGDKRWDHIQDLADVPEQVLEEVKHFFVHYKDLEPNKYVKAADWTGREAAEAEVKRSFERYTPGH, from the coding sequence GTGGAGTTCGACGTCGTCATCGAGATCCCGAAGGGTTCGCGCAACAAGTACGAGGTGGACCACGACAGCGGCCGGCTCAAACTGGACCGCTACCTGTACACCTCGATGGGCTACCCCACGGACTACGGGTTCATCGAGAACTCCCTCGGCGAGGACGGCGATCCGCTCGACGCGCTGGTGTTGCTGCCCGAGTCGGTCTTCCCCGGCTGCATCGTCGAGGCGCGCCCGGTGGCGATGTTCCAGATGACCGACGAGGCCGGCGGCGACGACAAGGTGCTGTGCGTGCCCGCGGGCGACAAGCGCTGGGATCACATCCAGGACCTCGCCGACGTTCCGGAGCAGGTACTCGAAGAGGTCAAGCACTTCTTCGTGCACTACAAGGACCTGGAGCCGAACAAGTACGTCAAGGCAGCGGACTGGACCGGCCGCGAGGCGGCCGAGGCCGAGGTGAAGCGGTCGTTCGAGCGGTACACGCCGGGTCACTGA
- a CDS encoding 2-oxo-4-hydroxy-4-carboxy-5-ureidoimidazoline decarboxylase: protein MLMHQGIGLAAYNNMPIRRAVHAVYECCCSVALAADLARGRPYANHDELFRQADALLFALSEESIDSILQAYPDVGRRPGSEKSAAEQCAVFDERPEVMEQLSSASRRYIERFGFGFVMYCNGFCAQDVLGTITDRLHNDVDTERKVVRNELARINRARLERMLGPEGGYSNW from the coding sequence ATGCTGATGCACCAGGGCATTGGCCTCGCGGCCTACAACAACATGCCGATCCGCCGCGCCGTCCACGCGGTGTACGAGTGCTGCTGCAGCGTGGCCCTGGCCGCCGACCTGGCCCGCGGCCGGCCGTACGCGAACCACGACGAGTTGTTCCGGCAGGCCGACGCGCTGCTGTTCGCCCTGTCCGAGGAGTCCATCGACTCGATCCTGCAGGCGTATCCGGACGTCGGCCGCCGCCCGGGCAGCGAGAAGTCCGCGGCTGAGCAGTGCGCGGTGTTCGACGAGCGGCCGGAAGTGATGGAGCAACTGAGCTCGGCCTCCCGCCGCTACATCGAACGCTTCGGGTTCGGATTCGTCATGTACTGCAACGGTTTCTGCGCCCAGGACGTGCTGGGCACCATCACCGACCGCCTGCACAACGACGTCGACACCGAGCGCAAAGTGGTGCGCAACGAGCTGGCCCGGATCAACCGGGCCCGGCTCGAGCGGATGCTCGGGCCCGAAGGCGGCTACAGCAACTGGTGA
- the alc gene encoding allantoicase codes for MSTPHSHFLSLPDLASRAAGGAVVWANDELFAEKENLITPAAAEYRPATFGHKGQVYDGWETRRRRGADRESCDSAIVRLGVPGVVRGVVVDTAWFTGNYPPEVSVEAAYVAGHPSATDLAEHTHWTTIVERSPANGDTRNPFAVGSGRRWSHVKLSIYPDGGVARLRVHGEGLLDPQFAELPLDLAALENGGRITGCSNMFYSSPNNLLLPGTARTMGDGWETSRRRDAGNDWVQVQLAAQGVLSFAEVDTSYFIGNAPGSARLRGRDGEGEWFDLLDEVALQPDTRHRFLIDAQRPVTEARLDVFPDGGMARLRLFGRLTDDGLRGVAEKWSLSG; via the coding sequence GTGAGCACCCCGCATTCTCATTTCCTCTCGTTGCCCGACCTCGCCTCCCGCGCGGCGGGCGGTGCCGTTGTGTGGGCCAACGACGAGTTGTTCGCCGAGAAGGAGAACCTGATCACCCCGGCCGCCGCCGAGTACCGTCCGGCGACGTTCGGCCACAAGGGCCAGGTGTACGACGGGTGGGAGACGCGGCGGCGCCGCGGCGCCGACCGGGAGTCCTGCGATTCGGCGATCGTCCGGCTCGGTGTGCCCGGCGTCGTACGCGGTGTCGTGGTGGACACGGCCTGGTTCACCGGCAACTACCCGCCGGAGGTGTCGGTCGAGGCCGCCTACGTCGCCGGCCATCCGTCGGCGACCGATCTCGCCGAGCACACCCACTGGACGACGATCGTCGAGCGCAGCCCCGCCAACGGGGACACCCGCAATCCGTTCGCGGTCGGTTCGGGGCGGCGCTGGTCGCATGTGAAGCTGTCGATCTACCCCGACGGCGGTGTGGCCCGCCTGCGGGTACACGGTGAGGGCCTGCTGGACCCGCAGTTCGCCGAACTGCCGCTGGATCTGGCGGCACTGGAGAACGGCGGCCGAATCACGGGGTGTTCCAACATGTTCTACAGCTCACCCAACAATCTGCTGCTGCCTGGCACCGCACGCACCATGGGCGACGGGTGGGAGACCTCGCGGCGGCGCGATGCGGGCAACGACTGGGTGCAGGTGCAGTTGGCCGCCCAGGGCGTGCTGAGCTTCGCCGAAGTCGACACGTCGTATTTCATCGGCAACGCACCGGGTTCCGCGCGGCTGCGGGGGCGCGACGGCGAGGGCGAATGGTTCGACCTGCTCGACGAGGTGGCGCTGCAGCCCGACACACGGCACCGGTTCCTCATCGACGCTCAGCGGCCGGTGACCGAGGCCCGGCTTGACGTGTTCCCCGACGGCGGCATGGCGCGGTTGCGGTTGTTCGGCCGCCTCACCGACGACGGTCTGCGCGGTGTCGCGGAGAAGTGGAGCCTGTCGGGCTGA
- a CDS encoding metallophosphoesterase — translation MFIVILAAILALIHLYLWKRLVRDTTRPGRARRLLTAALLGCLVLLFAALLLPRTIGVRESAWFAWPGYLWFGLAAYLLLALLVLEPVRLALRVRTRRRRARPDTAEQAAASSDVNRRLFLARAGAAAAGAASVGLVGFGAATALGPPNVLTVPVRLRRLDPAFSGFRIAVVSDIHLGPLAGRAHTERIVRMINEAGPDLVAIVGDLVDGTVAELGPAAEPLRDLSAPEGTFFVTGNHEYIVDDPFAWLRELERLGVQPLRNENTAITRGGAAFHLAGVNDLAGESHSDAPDFDRALAGLDAARPTVLLAHQPIQVTEAAARGVDLQLSGHTHGGQMWPFHYAVGAVQPAIAGLSTVDDTQLYVSRGAGFWGPPVRIGAPPDITVLSLRTDR, via the coding sequence ATGTTCATCGTCATCCTCGCCGCGATCCTGGCGCTGATCCACCTCTATCTGTGGAAGCGCCTGGTGAGGGACACCACCCGGCCGGGACGAGCCCGCCGGCTCCTGACCGCCGCCCTCCTCGGATGCCTGGTCCTGCTGTTCGCGGCGCTGCTCCTGCCGAGGACGATCGGTGTCCGGGAGTCGGCGTGGTTCGCGTGGCCGGGGTACCTCTGGTTCGGGCTCGCCGCCTACCTTCTGCTGGCACTGCTCGTGCTGGAACCGGTCCGGCTGGCACTTCGTGTCCGCACGCGGCGGCGACGGGCGCGCCCGGACACGGCGGAGCAGGCCGCCGCCTCGTCGGACGTGAACCGGCGCCTGTTCCTGGCCCGTGCCGGGGCAGCGGCGGCGGGCGCGGCGTCGGTGGGCCTGGTCGGGTTCGGTGCGGCGACTGCATTGGGCCCGCCGAATGTGCTCACCGTCCCGGTCCGGCTGCGCCGCCTCGACCCCGCGTTCAGCGGCTTCCGGATCGCGGTGGTGTCGGACATCCACCTGGGGCCGCTGGCGGGCCGGGCGCACACCGAGCGGATCGTGCGGATGATCAACGAGGCCGGGCCCGACCTCGTGGCGATCGTCGGTGACCTGGTCGACGGCACGGTCGCCGAACTCGGCCCGGCCGCTGAGCCGTTGCGCGACCTCAGCGCTCCCGAGGGCACGTTCTTCGTCACCGGAAATCACGAGTACATCGTCGACGACCCGTTTGCGTGGCTGCGTGAACTGGAACGCCTGGGCGTGCAGCCGCTACGCAACGAGAACACGGCGATCACGCGCGGCGGGGCGGCCTTTCACCTGGCCGGCGTCAACGACCTCGCCGGTGAATCGCATTCCGACGCACCGGATTTCGACCGCGCCCTGGCCGGGCTCGACGCCGCCCGCCCGACGGTGTTACTGGCGCACCAGCCGATACAGGTCACCGAGGCCGCCGCCCGCGGGGTCGACCTGCAGTTGTCCGGGCACACCCACGGCGGCCAGATGTGGCCGTTCCACTACGCCGTCGGTGCCGTGCAGCCCGCGATCGCGGGGCTGTCCACGGTTGACGACACCCAGTTGTACGTGAGTCGCGGCGCGGGGTTCTGGGGTCCACCTGTGCGGATCGGCGCGCCACCGGACATCACGGTGTTGTCGTTGCGGACCGACCGGTGA
- a CDS encoding ATP-binding cassette domain-containing protein → MSDVPEVAVAARGIAVSGPWGPVYGPVDLDVDSGGVTVLVCPAGSGRTALLLTLAGRMRPNRGALSVFGVTDPRRIFRMSAIAGIDELDQVAESVTVRDAVTEQLRWNAPWYRFVRRARAADLRTVCAPVFGDLPLPPLTEYVEELSELDRLLLRIALANTALPPLLVVGNLDYVTSDHNRELLLQRLIELGRRQTVITTTVNGVTSAAVRAQIVVDNTSRADLVHGQKGE, encoded by the coding sequence ATGTCCGACGTTCCAGAAGTGGCCGTCGCGGCCCGCGGCATCGCGGTGTCGGGTCCGTGGGGTCCGGTGTACGGGCCCGTCGACCTCGACGTCGACTCCGGTGGGGTTACCGTCCTGGTCTGCCCGGCCGGATCGGGGCGTACCGCCCTGCTGTTGACGCTGGCGGGGCGGATGCGCCCGAACCGTGGGGCGCTCTCGGTTTTCGGTGTCACCGATCCGCGGCGTATCTTCAGGATGTCGGCGATCGCCGGCATCGACGAACTCGACCAGGTGGCCGAATCGGTGACCGTCCGCGACGCGGTGACCGAACAGCTGCGCTGGAACGCCCCCTGGTACCGGTTCGTCCGCCGCGCCCGCGCGGCGGACCTGCGCACGGTGTGCGCGCCGGTGTTCGGTGACCTGCCGCTGCCGCCGCTCACCGAGTACGTCGAAGAGCTCTCCGAACTGGACCGCCTGCTGCTGCGCATCGCGTTGGCCAACACGGCACTCCCACCGCTGCTGGTGGTGGGCAACCTCGACTACGTCACCAGCGATCACAACCGAGAGCTATTGCTGCAGCGGCTGATCGAGCTCGGCCGTAGGCAGACCGTCATCACCACCACCGTCAACGGCGTCACGAGCGCCGCGGTGCGCGCGCAGATCGTCGTCGACAACACCTCCCGGGCCGATCTCGTTCACGGCCAGAAGGGCGAATGA